The following are from one region of the Mesorhizobium sp. B2-8-5 genome:
- a CDS encoding GNAT family N-acetyltransferase, which produces MRLAIEAMAEGDVEPMARLRLEAFFEGTDRTLDEDMAGLRGLIAGDGLEAAFVARDRGRPIGSCLLVRDEISSPHDLTPWLAGLIVEEAYRGGGVGTALVRTVEAHAASAGIGTLYLYTWQARGFYEALGWTAVETFEQDGAPMLLMSKSLL; this is translated from the coding sequence ATGCGATTGGCAATCGAAGCCATGGCCGAAGGCGACGTCGAGCCAATGGCGCGGCTTCGGCTCGAGGCTTTCTTTGAGGGTACGGATCGGACACTCGACGAGGACATGGCCGGGCTGCGCGGGCTGATCGCCGGCGACGGCCTCGAGGCGGCCTTTGTCGCCCGCGACCGCGGCCGGCCGATCGGGAGCTGCCTGCTCGTCCGCGACGAGATCAGTTCGCCGCACGATCTGACGCCATGGCTGGCCGGACTGATCGTCGAGGAAGCCTATCGAGGCGGCGGCGTCGGCACGGCGCTGGTCAGAACCGTCGAGGCTCATGCGGCGTCTGCCGGTATCGGCACGCTCTACCTTTATACCTGGCAGGCGCGCGGCTTCTACGAGGCGCTTGGATGGACGGCGGTCGAGACCTTCGAGCAGGACGGCGCGCCGATGCTTCTGATGTCGAAGTCTCTGCTTTGA
- a CDS encoding efflux RND transporter periplasmic adaptor subunit has protein sequence MRLSSRYFLLTGIAGLCLAGCSQKEAEAPAAPRTARVVVVTPHKFMLVTQGAGRIQSRYVSQVGFEVGGRLISRDVDAGATVKKGQKLAALSAVDYQNKVTATAADLDAAKAALAQAAAQEERFRLLLGKGFATHSQYDEALKSLRSAQAQVQATEANLRIAQNQLAYTELQAPDDGIVTATGADPGQVVAAGQMVIEISRNDEREAVFAVASEDIVRASLGMPVNVALQAHPEIAVTGTVREISPEADSATGTYQVKVAIPAPLPQMRLGAIVVGRVESDQGHMVATLPPSALLQSGSQPQVWVVGKDDKVERRKVQLLEFDANSVTVSQGLAAGDKVVVAGVNSLADGELVKPSAEVE, from the coding sequence ATGCGCCTGTCGTCGCGTTACTTCCTTTTGACTGGTATCGCCGGCCTTTGTCTTGCCGGCTGTTCACAAAAGGAGGCCGAGGCGCCGGCAGCGCCACGAACGGCCCGGGTGGTGGTGGTAACGCCCCACAAGTTCATGCTGGTAACGCAAGGCGCCGGCCGTATCCAATCGCGCTATGTCAGCCAGGTTGGCTTCGAGGTCGGTGGCCGGCTCATCTCACGCGACGTCGACGCCGGCGCAACAGTCAAGAAGGGCCAGAAGCTCGCGGCACTGAGCGCGGTGGATTACCAGAACAAGGTGACCGCCACTGCGGCAGACCTCGACGCGGCCAAGGCCGCTCTCGCTCAGGCTGCCGCGCAGGAAGAGAGATTTCGGCTCCTGCTCGGCAAGGGCTTCGCTACGCATTCGCAGTATGATGAAGCGCTGAAGTCACTGCGGAGCGCGCAAGCGCAGGTTCAGGCGACTGAGGCCAATCTGCGTATCGCGCAGAACCAGCTCGCCTATACGGAGCTCCAAGCGCCCGACGATGGCATCGTGACCGCGACCGGGGCGGATCCCGGCCAAGTGGTGGCCGCCGGACAGATGGTGATTGAAATCTCGCGCAATGACGAGCGCGAAGCCGTCTTTGCCGTCGCGAGCGAGGACATCGTCAGGGCCAGCCTTGGCATGCCGGTGAACGTTGCGCTTCAGGCCCACCCCGAAATCGCGGTGACCGGCACGGTCCGCGAGATTTCGCCCGAGGCTGACAGCGCCACCGGCACCTATCAGGTGAAGGTTGCTATACCTGCTCCGCTGCCGCAAATGCGGCTGGGAGCAATCGTCGTCGGTCGGGTCGAAAGCGACCAGGGTCACATGGTTGCGACACTTCCCCCGAGCGCGCTGCTGCAGTCGGGAAGCCAGCCGCAGGTTTGGGTGGTTGGCAAAGACGACAAGGTGGAGCGGCGCAAGGTCCAACTGCTGGAGTTCGATGCAAATTCCGTCACCGTGAGCCAAGGACTGGCCGCGGGCGACAAGGTGGTGGTCGCTGGCGTGAACTCGCTCGCCGACGGCGAATTGGTCAAGCCCAGCGCGGAGGTCGAGTGA
- a CDS encoding SlyX family protein yields the protein MAVPDDRLTTLEIRAAEQEKTIEELSGQIAEQWKVIERMERKLAALTDRFLELEEQSASDVPVTKPPHW from the coding sequence ATGGCCGTGCCTGACGATCGGCTGACGACGTTGGAAATCCGCGCCGCCGAGCAGGAGAAGACCATCGAGGAGCTGTCCGGCCAGATCGCCGAACAGTGGAAGGTGATCGAGCGTATGGAGCGCAAGCTCGCAGCCCTGACCGACCGCTTCCTGGAATTGGAGGAGCAGTCCGCCTCCGATGTGCCGGTGACCAAGCCGCCGCATTGGTGA
- a CDS encoding efflux RND transporter permease subunit, whose translation MASFNLSEWAVHNRSIVVFLMLVCVAAGITSYERLGRQEDPDFTVQTMVVQANWPGATAPDTLQQVTDRIEKKLEETPNLDYLKSYTKPGQATIFVYLKESTKKRDLDGIWYQVRKKVNDIRQTLPQGVVGPFFNDEFGDVFGTIYGITYDGFSPRQARDFAETARAEFLRAPDVGKVDIYGDQDEKVYLNFSPQKLANLKLSLDDVLTAIARQNAVVPSGIINTPSENVLVDMTGSLLAPGDIAKLNFSVEGRFYKLSDIAEVQRGYSDPPSKMFRVNGKPAIGIGINMRDGGNNLDFGKGLHAVAERLKQRFPVGIELNLVSDQPEVVREAIGEFTKALLEAVAIVLVVSFLSLGLRAGLVVALSIPLVLAIVFAFMEASGISLQRISLGALIIALGLLVDDAMITIEMMISKIEEGMPKIKAATFAYTSTAFPMLTGTLITLLGFLPIGFADNNTGQYTFSLFAVIGVALIASWFVAVIFAPVLGLTLLPAHMKAHGTAEPGPLMRLFRRLLAFTMRHRFLTIAASLIAFGASLYGMGFVQQQFFPASNRPELLVTMTLPKNASITVTETQTERLEKALAGDADIERFSSYVGGGAIRFYLPLDVQLDNDFMAETVVVAKDLRARDRVQAKLQALFADNFPDVTVRISRLELGPPVGWPVQYRVSAPTPEDARKYGEQVADILRASALVQTINFDWGEKNKTLRIVVDQDRVRQAGLSSEQLSQALNRVLNGSTVTQLRDSIYLVDVVARAQNDERSTIEALRHLQITTPTGASVPLRELADFKYELDEGYVWRRQRLPTITVQAQPRPGLQPAFVHQHVAAALDTLSKSMPAETSIETGGTVEKTALSNAALLAQFPLMINLMLTVLMVQLGSFRQVAMVISVAPLGLIGVAIALLTTSTPMGFIATLGIIALAGMIIRNSVILVHQIEHERAQGVEPWKAVIDATVHRFRPIMLTAAAAILGMIPIMHDVFWGPMAYAIVGGLAVATMLTLVFLPALYVAVNRIRESDEPSAAPEPSVGAIPILALSD comes from the coding sequence ATGGCCAGCTTCAACCTTTCCGAATGGGCCGTCCACAACCGTTCGATCGTCGTCTTCCTGATGCTCGTCTGCGTTGCGGCCGGCATTACCTCTTATGAGCGCCTCGGTCGTCAGGAAGACCCGGACTTCACCGTGCAGACCATGGTGGTCCAGGCAAACTGGCCGGGAGCAACCGCCCCCGACACGCTGCAGCAGGTGACGGACCGCATCGAAAAGAAGCTCGAGGAAACCCCGAACCTCGATTACCTCAAGAGCTACACCAAGCCAGGCCAGGCGACGATTTTCGTCTACCTTAAGGAGTCGACCAAGAAACGCGACCTCGACGGCATCTGGTATCAGGTCCGCAAGAAAGTGAACGACATAAGGCAGACGCTGCCGCAAGGCGTGGTCGGCCCCTTCTTCAACGACGAGTTTGGCGATGTCTTCGGCACAATCTACGGCATAACCTATGACGGTTTCAGCCCGCGCCAGGCACGCGACTTCGCCGAGACCGCACGGGCCGAATTCCTGCGTGCTCCCGATGTGGGCAAGGTCGACATCTACGGCGACCAGGATGAGAAGGTCTATCTGAATTTCTCGCCGCAGAAGCTTGCCAATCTGAAGCTCAGTCTCGACGACGTGCTGACGGCTATCGCCCGCCAGAATGCCGTGGTGCCTTCCGGCATCATCAACACGCCCAGCGAGAACGTGCTGGTCGACATGACCGGCTCGCTGTTGGCACCTGGCGACATAGCCAAGCTCAATTTCTCGGTGGAAGGGCGTTTCTACAAGCTTTCCGACATCGCCGAGGTGCAGCGCGGCTATAGCGATCCGCCCAGCAAGATGTTTCGCGTCAACGGCAAGCCGGCCATCGGGATTGGCATCAACATGCGCGACGGCGGCAACAACCTCGACTTCGGCAAGGGACTTCATGCGGTGGCGGAGCGGCTGAAACAGCGCTTCCCGGTCGGCATCGAACTCAATCTGGTATCGGACCAGCCTGAGGTCGTGCGTGAGGCGATCGGCGAATTCACCAAGGCGCTTCTCGAAGCGGTCGCAATCGTGCTCGTCGTGAGCTTCCTCAGCCTCGGTCTGCGCGCCGGCCTGGTGGTCGCGCTGTCCATCCCGCTTGTCCTTGCCATCGTCTTCGCATTCATGGAAGCGTCGGGCATCAGCCTGCAGCGCATTTCGCTTGGTGCGCTCATCATCGCGCTCGGCCTTCTGGTCGATGACGCTATGATCACGATCGAGATGATGATCTCCAAGATCGAAGAAGGCATGCCGAAGATCAAGGCAGCGACCTTTGCCTACACGTCCACCGCCTTCCCGATGCTGACCGGAACACTGATCACGCTGCTCGGCTTCCTGCCGATCGGGTTCGCGGACAACAATACCGGGCAATACACCTTCTCGCTGTTTGCCGTCATAGGCGTGGCGCTCATCGCTTCATGGTTTGTGGCGGTCATCTTCGCGCCAGTGCTCGGGCTGACCCTCTTGCCCGCACACATGAAAGCGCACGGGACGGCGGAGCCAGGGCCACTCATGCGGCTATTCCGGCGTCTGCTGGCGTTCACCATGCGGCACCGTTTTCTCACCATCGCCGCGTCCCTCATTGCTTTTGGCGCCTCACTTTACGGCATGGGCTTCGTCCAGCAACAGTTCTTCCCGGCCTCCAACCGGCCTGAGCTGCTGGTGACGATGACGCTGCCCAAGAATGCCTCGATCACCGTTACGGAGACGCAAACGGAACGGTTGGAGAAGGCACTTGCTGGCGACGCCGATATCGAGCGCTTCTCCTCTTATGTCGGTGGCGGCGCCATCCGGTTCTACCTGCCTCTGGATGTGCAGCTCGACAACGACTTCATGGCCGAGACAGTGGTCGTCGCCAAGGATCTTCGGGCGCGCGATCGTGTGCAGGCCAAACTGCAGGCGCTGTTCGCCGATAATTTTCCGGACGTGACCGTGCGCATTTCGCGCCTGGAACTGGGCCCGCCGGTCGGCTGGCCAGTGCAGTACCGGGTGAGCGCGCCTACTCCCGAGGATGCCAGGAAGTATGGCGAGCAGGTTGCCGATATCCTGCGGGCTTCCGCGCTCGTCCAGACCATCAACTTCGACTGGGGCGAGAAGAACAAGACGCTGCGCATCGTCGTCGACCAGGACCGCGTCCGGCAGGCGGGGCTCAGCTCCGAACAGCTCTCCCAGGCGCTCAACCGGGTGCTCAACGGCTCGACGGTCACGCAACTGCGCGATTCCATCTACCTGGTCGACGTGGTCGCACGCGCCCAGAACGACGAGCGTTCCACTATCGAGGCGCTGCGCCACCTTCAGATCACCACGCCGACCGGCGCATCCGTTCCGTTGCGCGAGCTCGCCGATTTCAAATACGAACTCGATGAAGGGTATGTCTGGAGGCGCCAACGCCTGCCCACGATCACAGTGCAGGCACAGCCGCGGCCGGGGCTGCAGCCGGCCTTCGTTCACCAGCACGTTGCCGCTGCGCTGGACACGCTTTCCAAGTCGATGCCGGCGGAAACATCGATCGAGACCGGCGGCACGGTGGAAAAGACCGCGCTCAGCAACGCCGCCCTGCTGGCCCAGTTCCCGCTGATGATCAACCTGATGCTTACAGTTTTGATGGTCCAGCTCGGGAGCTTCCGACAGGTGGCCATGGTCATCAGCGTGGCGCCTCTCGGGCTCATCGGAGTTGCCATCGCGCTGCTGACGACCAGCACGCCGATGGGCTTCATCGCCACGCTCGGCATCATTGCGCTCGCCGGCATGATCATCCGCAACTCAGTAATCCTGGTGCACCAGATCGAGCATGAGCGGGCCCAGGGGGTCGAACCATGGAAGGCGGTGATCGACGCGACCGTCCACCGGTTCCGGCCGATCATGCTCACCGCGGCCGCAGCAATCCTCGGCATGATCCCGATCATGCATGACGTCTTCTGGGGGCCGATGGCCTACGCCATCGTCGGCGGACTCGCCGTCGCAACCATGCTGACGCTGGTTTTCCTGCCGGCTCTTTATGTGGCGGTGAACCGGATCCGGGAAAGCGACGAGCCATCGGCAGCACCTGAGCCAAGCGTCGGTGCAATCCCGATCCTGGCCCTGTCGGACTGA
- a CDS encoding ABC transporter ATP-binding protein produces the protein MAQAAIELIGINKSFGAVRANRDINLEVARGTIHGIVGENGAGKSTLMSILYGFYQADSGEIRVGGKPVSISTSNDAIALGIGMVHQHFMLVDNFTVLENIILGAENDALLKSSIAKARSELDRLEREYGLEVDPDAVIEELPVGLQQRVEILKALYRGAEILILDEPTGVLTPAEADHLFRILKQLKEQGKTIVLITHKLREIMAITDTVSVMRQGTMVATRVTKETTVGELAELMVGRRVLLRVEKGQSEAGAVKLSVKNLTVKDSRGVTMVDNVSFDVRGGEIVGIAGVAGNGQSELLEAISGIRHAVSGEVMLDGKPIDLTGKADPGELRDRGLAHVPEDRHHVGLVLAFEENENSILGYHDDERYLKGPFLDIDAIMADAKDKIEKYDIRPGNPRLKTANFSGGNQQKIVLAREMEQDPGVLIVGQPTRGVDVGAIEFIHKRLIAMRDQGKAVLVVSVELDEIRSLSDRIVVMFAGRVVGERGPDATEGELGLLMAGVEHQEAAE, from the coding sequence ATGGCGCAAGCCGCAATCGAGCTCATAGGCATCAACAAGAGCTTTGGCGCGGTGCGCGCCAACCGCGACATCAACCTGGAAGTCGCGCGCGGCACGATCCACGGCATTGTCGGCGAGAACGGCGCCGGCAAGTCGACGCTGATGTCGATCCTTTACGGCTTCTACCAGGCCGATAGCGGCGAGATCCGCGTCGGCGGCAAGCCGGTGTCGATCAGCACCTCCAACGACGCAATCGCGCTCGGCATCGGCATGGTGCACCAGCATTTCATGCTGGTCGACAATTTCACGGTGCTGGAGAACATCATCCTCGGCGCCGAAAACGATGCGCTGTTGAAGAGCAGCATCGCCAAGGCGCGCTCGGAGCTTGACCGGCTGGAGCGCGAATACGGCCTCGAGGTCGATCCCGACGCCGTCATCGAAGAGCTGCCGGTCGGCCTGCAGCAGCGCGTCGAAATCCTCAAGGCGCTCTATCGCGGCGCCGAGATCCTGATCCTCGACGAGCCGACGGGCGTGTTGACGCCGGCCGAGGCCGATCACCTTTTCCGCATCCTCAAGCAATTGAAGGAGCAGGGCAAAACCATCGTGCTCATCACGCACAAGCTGCGCGAGATCATGGCGATCACCGACACGGTGTCGGTGATGCGCCAAGGCACGATGGTGGCGACCCGGGTGACGAAGGAAACCACGGTCGGCGAATTGGCCGAACTGATGGTCGGCCGGCGGGTGTTGCTCAGGGTCGAGAAGGGCCAGTCGGAAGCCGGCGCGGTAAAACTCTCGGTCAAGAACCTGACGGTCAAGGATTCGCGCGGCGTCACCATGGTCGACAATGTCTCCTTCGACGTGCGCGGCGGCGAGATCGTCGGCATCGCCGGCGTTGCCGGCAACGGCCAGTCCGAGCTGCTCGAGGCGATCTCCGGCATCCGGCATGCGGTCTCCGGCGAGGTGATGCTCGACGGCAAGCCGATCGACCTCACCGGCAAGGCCGATCCCGGCGAACTACGCGACCGCGGTCTCGCCCATGTGCCGGAAGACCGTCACCATGTCGGACTGGTGCTCGCCTTCGAGGAAAACGAGAACTCGATCCTCGGCTATCACGACGACGAGCGCTATTTGAAGGGGCCGTTCCTCGACATCGATGCCATCATGGCCGATGCCAAGGACAAGATCGAAAAGTACGACATCCGTCCAGGCAATCCGCGGCTGAAGACGGCGAACTTCTCCGGCGGCAACCAGCAGAAGATCGTGCTGGCCCGGGAGATGGAGCAGGATCCCGGCGTGCTGATCGTCGGCCAGCCGACGCGCGGCGTCGATGTCGGCGCCATCGAATTCATCCACAAGCGGCTGATCGCCATGCGCGACCAGGGCAAGGCGGTGCTGGTGGTCTCGGTCGAGCTCGACGAGATCCGCTCGCTGTCCGACCGCATCGTGGTGATGTTTGCTGGCCGTGTCGTCGGCGAGCGCGGCCCGGACGCGACCGAAGGCGAGCTTGGCCTGTTGATGGCCGGCGTCGAGCACCAGGAGGCCGCCGAATGA
- a CDS encoding DUF2569 family protein has protein sequence MASIDQQPAGRPDGGLSFIPVAWLAIVMGLSAYGLVSSWRLIGDFSLPDSVFFLVYGGLTGGVVTILWGLYLLGLAFNRSARFPRHYTIWQIAIIIWLLVRQAYVFYSFAFSAEALGFTVAEIAIGLLCIYLLRNGAGADTIYANPETERPPVFVSILAALLGIILGGAIGACAGFFAGSLIADLTHMSCFEGACGFFAAFVGLGGLIVGAIAGGIFAVWRVNRRVPARAR, from the coding sequence ATGGCATCGATCGACCAGCAACCCGCAGGGCGGCCGGACGGCGGCCTGTCCTTCATTCCGGTGGCGTGGCTCGCCATCGTCATGGGGCTGTCGGCCTACGGGCTGGTCTCCTCCTGGCGGCTGATCGGCGACTTTAGCCTGCCCGACAGCGTGTTCTTCCTGGTCTATGGCGGCTTGACCGGCGGCGTCGTCACCATCCTGTGGGGATTGTACCTGCTTGGCCTTGCCTTCAACCGGTCGGCCCGCTTCCCGCGCCATTACACGATCTGGCAAATCGCCATCATCATCTGGCTCCTCGTGCGCCAGGCCTATGTGTTTTACAGCTTCGCCTTCTCGGCCGAAGCGTTGGGCTTCACAGTGGCTGAGATCGCCATCGGCCTGCTGTGCATCTATCTCCTGCGCAACGGGGCCGGCGCGGACACGATCTACGCCAATCCGGAGACCGAGCGGCCGCCGGTCTTCGTCTCGATCCTTGCCGCGCTGCTCGGCATCATCCTTGGCGGCGCGATCGGCGCCTGCGCCGGGTTCTTCGCCGGCTCGCTGATCGCGGACCTGACGCATATGAGCTGCTTCGAGGGCGCCTGCGGATTTTTCGCGGCTTTTGTCGGCCTGGGAGGCCTGATCGTCGGCGCGATCGCCGGCGGTATTTTCGCCGTCTGGCGGGTGAACCGGCGCGTGCCGGCGCGGGCTCGCTAA
- a CDS encoding patatin-like phospholipase family protein, translating into MLRITLLGLCAIQLTGCIAAYPRDGVPTERMAAAQVSGYPSDIRVWGDSDESFPPDRLIAFRDERIQAAKADPSIKLRELDALTISGGGSSGAFGAGILAGWTKAGTRPRFDIVTGISTGSLIAPFAFLGPTYDDRLKHAFTTIKDANIYTEHSFLGVLSSASFTSNAPLAKMLDEEVTEEMLDQIARETGKGRRLFIGTTNLDADRPVIWDMGAIAASHRPDRLKLFKQVILASTAIPGIFPPVELKVTAGGKSYHEMHVDGGTTNQVFLMPAGLSLRELDHAFHARVKARIYIIRNGRTTPEPSVVKATLPDIAEKAVSSLIKTQGIGDLYRLYAISKRDGIAYNFIDVPVDFTDEPKTPFENKYMRALFEKGYKMGRKGVPWKNMPPGFSR; encoded by the coding sequence ATGCTGAGGATCACCCTGCTTGGCCTGTGCGCAATTCAGCTTACAGGCTGCATCGCTGCCTATCCACGCGATGGCGTGCCGACGGAACGCATGGCTGCGGCCCAAGTGAGTGGCTATCCCAGCGACATACGCGTCTGGGGCGATTCCGACGAAAGTTTTCCGCCCGATCGTCTCATCGCATTCCGCGACGAGAGAATTCAGGCGGCAAAGGCCGATCCGTCGATCAAGCTGCGGGAACTCGACGCGCTTACGATTTCAGGCGGTGGCAGCAGCGGCGCCTTCGGCGCCGGAATTCTCGCCGGCTGGACCAAGGCTGGGACCAGGCCAAGGTTCGACATCGTCACCGGAATCAGCACCGGATCGTTGATCGCGCCCTTCGCATTCCTTGGCCCGACCTATGACGATCGCTTGAAGCATGCCTTCACTACAATCAAGGACGCCAACATCTATACCGAGCACAGCTTCCTCGGCGTGCTGTCGAGTGCATCGTTCACCAGCAACGCCCCCCTTGCCAAAATGCTGGACGAAGAAGTCACCGAGGAAATGCTCGATCAGATCGCCCGAGAAACCGGCAAGGGACGGCGCCTCTTCATCGGAACGACCAACCTTGATGCGGATCGGCCGGTGATTTGGGATATGGGCGCGATCGCGGCGAGCCATCGGCCGGACCGGCTGAAGCTCTTCAAGCAGGTTATCCTGGCCTCCACCGCCATTCCCGGCATTTTCCCTCCGGTCGAGCTGAAAGTGACCGCTGGGGGCAAGTCTTACCACGAAATGCACGTTGATGGCGGCACCACCAATCAGGTGTTTCTCATGCCTGCTGGCTTGAGCCTGCGCGAGCTCGATCACGCGTTCCATGCACGGGTCAAGGCTCGCATCTATATCATCCGCAACGGCAGGACGACGCCGGAACCTTCTGTGGTGAAGGCCACGCTGCCAGATATCGCGGAAAAGGCAGTCTCCTCCCTTATCAAGACGCAAGGGATCGGCGATCTCTACCGGCTCTACGCCATCTCCAAGCGCGACGGCATCGCCTACAACTTCATAGACGTTCCGGTAGACTTCACCGACGAGCCAAAAACTCCGTTCGAGAACAAATACATGCGGGCG
- a CDS encoding BMP family lipoprotein: MKRIVLGLLAATAMVLPAFAADVQPAILYDLGGKFDKSFNEAAYNGAEKFKKETGVAYVEFEVSNASQREQALRRFAEDGRNPIVMAGFAWEDALKAVAKDYPDLNFAIIDDAVDLPNVRSLVFKENEGSYLVGILAAMASKSKKVGFIGGMDIPLIRKFECGYVGGAKSAGATDVIQNMTGDTPAAWNDPAKGGEIAKTQIDQGADVVYAAAGGTGVGVLQAAADAGKLGIGVDSNQNGLQPGKVLTSMMKRVDVAVYNTFMDGKNGTFKGGLENLGLKEGGVDYAMDDNNKALVTDEMKAAVEKAKADIIAGKVQVHDYTADNACPY, encoded by the coding sequence ATGAAACGTATCGTTCTCGGCCTTCTGGCCGCAACCGCAATGGTTCTTCCGGCTTTCGCCGCGGACGTGCAGCCGGCCATCCTCTATGATCTGGGCGGCAAGTTCGACAAATCCTTCAACGAGGCTGCCTATAACGGCGCCGAGAAGTTCAAGAAGGAAACCGGCGTCGCCTATGTCGAATTCGAAGTCTCCAACGCCTCGCAGCGCGAACAGGCGCTGCGCCGCTTCGCCGAGGACGGCCGCAATCCGATCGTCATGGCGGGCTTTGCCTGGGAGGACGCGCTGAAAGCGGTCGCGAAAGATTATCCCGACCTGAATTTCGCCATCATCGACGATGCCGTCGACCTTCCCAATGTCCGCTCGCTGGTGTTCAAGGAGAACGAAGGCTCCTACCTCGTCGGCATCCTGGCGGCGATGGCGTCGAAGTCGAAGAAGGTGGGCTTCATCGGCGGCATGGACATCCCGCTGATCCGCAAGTTCGAATGCGGCTATGTCGGCGGCGCCAAGTCGGCCGGCGCGACCGATGTCATCCAGAACATGACCGGCGATACGCCGGCCGCCTGGAACGACCCGGCCAAGGGCGGCGAGATCGCCAAGACGCAGATCGACCAGGGCGCCGACGTGGTTTATGCCGCTGCCGGCGGCACCGGCGTCGGCGTGCTGCAGGCGGCCGCGGATGCCGGCAAGCTCGGCATCGGCGTCGATTCCAACCAGAATGGCCTGCAGCCCGGCAAGGTGCTGACCTCGATGATGAAGCGCGTCGACGTTGCCGTCTACAACACCTTCATGGACGGCAAGAACGGCACCTTCAAGGGTGGTCTGGAGAATCTCGGCCTCAAGGAAGGTGGCGTCGACTACGCCATGGACGACAACAACAAGGCGCTGGTGACCGATGAGATGAAAGCGGCCGTCGAAAAGGCCAAGGCCGACATCATCGCTGGCAAGGTCCAGGTGCACGACTACACCGCCGACAACGCCTGCCCCTATTGA
- a CDS encoding TetR/AcrR family transcriptional regulator — MAKIDLARRAEIGREKRERTRTLILDVGTMLMAERPRESITIDAVVEAAGVAKGTFYYHFQSIDELAAAVGEKLGESFDAVLRDARLALDDPVKRLCFAFTKFLEKAISDPNWARLVVQSSQSRAEYARGIRTNLKADIAQAIVQDRVSIRDAELAVDIVMGIWLQVTRGILDRGTRPELTQQTVESVLRALGASRSDQQNAWKKWS; from the coding sequence ATGGCAAAGATTGATTTGGCGCGCAGGGCGGAAATCGGACGGGAGAAGCGAGAAAGAACGCGTACCCTGATCTTGGACGTCGGGACGATGCTCATGGCCGAACGGCCCCGCGAGTCGATTACAATCGATGCCGTCGTGGAGGCAGCCGGCGTCGCGAAGGGTACGTTCTACTACCACTTCCAAAGCATCGACGAACTGGCTGCGGCCGTTGGGGAGAAACTCGGGGAGAGCTTCGACGCGGTGCTGAGGGACGCGCGCCTCGCACTGGACGATCCAGTCAAACGTTTATGCTTCGCTTTCACGAAGTTCTTGGAAAAGGCGATCTCGGACCCGAACTGGGCACGTCTGGTCGTTCAGAGTTCTCAATCGCGCGCCGAGTATGCGCGGGGCATTCGGACGAACCTCAAGGCTGATATCGCCCAGGCGATAGTCCAGGATCGTGTGAGCATACGGGACGCAGAGCTGGCGGTAGATATCGTGATGGGCATATGGCTGCAGGTGACGCGGGGCATCCTTGATCGTGGCACCAGGCCCGAATTGACACAACAGACTGTCGAGTCGGTACTTCGGGCCCTCGGCGCATCGCGGTCGGACCAGCAGAACGCCTGGAAAAAGTGGTCATGA